A region of Scylla paramamosain isolate STU-SP2022 unplaced genomic scaffold, ASM3559412v1 Contig16, whole genome shotgun sequence DNA encodes the following proteins:
- the LOC135097285 gene encoding uncharacterized protein LOC135097285 isoform X1 produces the protein MNKVSQDNQVWRRDGENIAKSPCGRRNVEEKDGGRYEGITKTFSSLQVELSEARVEVERLRDRLGQLGDLKGQVNALREKVKVEGSSYLSYVSQVSSSILDLIFQIQDENTSKRKEEEEEERKRSDSLHQQLTETQHKLADTQHKLADTHRLADVYKGQLEDAHREIEIYMDQLHRQEQSLQQAATEAEEARQKMEEERKKEVEEVEERWREKMKQATLEHELEMEELRQQLGTVKETLVAGLEGRVEEKVREQLQQEKERIVKILETSFVERERNALEILKAELLERLRQEKEEAVEEEGNKIRAEWKKDLHRKEEKKRERQEFLENERRHWEKEKEEEVQRKLALVVEEGRRELEEERKRHRLEVENIRSRFRMMTTTTATTSTSPTSLPFSSSPSEEHPPSSPPSSLNRWEGLDRLREELMKEREIEIEERIASVREEERRKLDDEKQVVECSSYRFTPATLTEQI, from the exons ATGAACAAAGTGTCACAGGATAATCAGgtttggaggagagatggagaaaacatTGCAAAATCTCCATGTGGAAGGAGaaatgtggaggagaaagatggagggagataTGAAGGGATAACtaaaactttctcttccttgcagGTTGAATTGAGTGAAGCAAGAGTGGAAGTAGAGAGGCTGAGAGACAGACTGGGACAACTTGGTGATTTGAAGGGACAAgtgaatgcactgagagagaag gtgaaggtggagggcaGTTCCTACCTGTCGTATGTGTCTCAGGTGTCGTCGTCAATCTTGGACTTGATCttccag ATACAAGACGAGAACACaagcaagaggaaggaggaggaggaagaggagaggaagagatcgGACAGCCTTCACCAGCAGCTGACAGAGACCCAACACAAGCTGGCAGACACTCAACACAAGctggcagacacacacagactggcTGATGTTTATAAAGGCCAATTGGAAGATGCTCACAGGGAGATTGAAATATATATGGACCAATTGCATAGACAAGAACAAAGCCTACAG CAAGCAGCAACGGAAGCAGAGGAGGCAAgacagaagatggaggaggagagaaagaaggaggtggaggaggtggaggaaaggtggagagagaagatgaagcaaGCTACTCTAGAACATGAACTGGAGATGGAAGAATTAAGACAGCAGTTAGGAACAGTGAAGGAg ACACTGGTGGCCGGCCtagagggaagagtggaggagaaagtaagGGAGCAACttcagcaagaaaaagaaagaattgtaaAGATTTTGGAAACAAGTTTtgtagagagggaaagaaatgcacTGGAAATTTTGAAGGCAGAGCTGCTGgaaag gttgaggcaggagaaggaggaagcagtggaagaagaagggaacaaGATCAGAGCTGAGTGGAAGAAAGATTTgcataggaaagaagaaaagaagagagaaagacaagaatttctggagaatgagaggagacactgggagaaggagaaggaagaggaagtgcagAGGAAACTTGCTCTTGTG gtggaggaaggccgaagggaactggaggaggagagaaagagacacaggCTGGAGGTTGAAAACATAAGGTCTAGATTTAGAATGATGACAacgaccacagccaccaccagcacctcccccACTAGCCTGCCTTTCTCTTCAAGTCCCAGCGAGGAGCAcccgccctcctccccaccctcctctctcaacagatgggag GGCCTGgacagactgagagaggaactgatgaaagagagagagatagagattgaAGAGAGAATTGCAagtgtaagagaggaagaaaggaggaaattagaTGACGAAAAACag GTGGTCGAATGTTCCAGCTATCGGTTTACTCCAGCCACCCTCACTGAGCAGATATGA
- the LOC135097285 gene encoding RB1-inducible coiled-coil protein 1-like isoform X2, whose translation MRQVSLLDWISAKDSQSDVRQIAQLCCRGLAQISEGLLEQVGQEVSAVLREADRPQMKEVKGLGERLCGLEQLMHDAAYVVQEQSNFSQALLKNQDRAGKVNDPSIFPDLCTSHRKNLMHMLKNHQKLQDIKRRCIKAKEELSENLYVRLKWIMYIERRLYEADTRVSMHQESVRRLAGLLQVVEQIHRAPRVYAAAVTEVARRHAFSTAFLQWASELSSQSGEVWRREVEARRGFSQDFSTYFLASLFPGMEDLPPNFATSLPSQFDMALPKVRVRLSDKNTILTMKQVSQGSQDWRRDGGDMEGGL comes from the exons a tgaggCAAGTGTCACTGCTGGACTGGATCAGCGCCAAGGACAGCCAAAGTGACGTCAGACAGATTGCCCAACTCTGCTGCAGGGGACtggctcag ATCAGTGAGGGGCTGCTGGAACAAGTGGGGCAAGAGGTCAGCGCTGTGCTTCGAGAGGCAGACCGGCCACagatgaaggaggtgaaggggctTGGTGAGCGCCTGTGTGGCCTGGAGCAGCTCATGCATGATGCTGCCTACGTGGTGCAGGAGCAGAGCAATTTCTCACAG GCTCTGTTGAAGAACCAGGACAGGGCAGGGAAGGTGAATGACCCATCTATATTCCCTGACCTCTGCACTTCACACCGCAAGAATTTGATGCACATGTTGAAAAACCatcaaaag ctgcaaGACATCAAAAGGAGATGCATCAAGGCAAAGGAAGAGCTGTCGGAGAATTTGTACGTTAGATTGAA GTGGATAATGTATATAGAGAGGCGCCTGTACGAGGCGGACACGCGCGTCTCCATGCATCAAGAGAGTGTTCGGCGCCTGGCTGGACTCCTGCAAGTGGTGGAGCAGATTCACCGCGCCCCGAGGGTCTATGCCGCAGCCGTCACGGAGGTGGCTCGCCGGCACGCCTTCTCCACGGCCTTCCTGCAG TGGGCGTCTGAGCTGAGCAGCCAGAGTGGAGAGGTGTGGAGGCGCGAGGTGGAGGCAAGAAGAGGCTTTTCCCAAGACTTCTCCACCTACTTCCtagcctctctctttcctggtaTGGAAGATCTGCCTCCTAATTTTGCAACCTCTCTACCATCCCAGTTTGACATGGCTCTCCCTAAGGTACGTGTGAGATTGTCTgacaaaaacactattttaaccATGAAGCAAGTGTCGCAGGgtagtcaggattggaggagagatggaggggacATGGAGGGaggtctgtga